One window of the Syngnathoides biaculeatus isolate LvHL_M chromosome 11, ASM1980259v1, whole genome shotgun sequence genome contains the following:
- the grxcr1a gene encoding glutaredoxin domain-containing cysteine-rich protein 1 — translation MDETAAEGQTKPQKRVRFRVASGNSGRVLKEMFKDEGPYDSLDSDCTSSSAASGDGPPYGGYLGSELDDSESEPDELLVYAAGAAKDRMFASKRVNILSKNGTVRGVKHKVSAGQTLFENLPHCNSVQLLLEFGRMVIYTTSFRVVRTTFERCELVRKIFQNHRLKFMEKNIALDSEYGKELEERCKRVGEPPSLPVVFVDGHYLGGAEKILNMNESGELQDLLTKIERVQHPETCQSCGGFAFVPCPMCHGSKMSVFRNCFTDSFKALKCTSCNENGLRPCGSCSQ, via the exons ATGGATGAGACGGCGGCAGAGGGTCAGACCAAGCCCCAGAAGAGAGTGAGGTTCCGGGTGGCTTCGGGGAACAGCGGCCGCGTGCTGAAAGAGATGTTCAAAGATGAAGGGCCCTACGACTCGCTCGACTCGGACTGCACCAGCAGCTCGGCGGCCAGCGGGGACGGACCCCCCTACGGAGGGTACCTGGGCTCCGAGCTGGACGACAGCGAGAGCGAACCGGACGAGCTATTGGTCTATGCCGCTGGCGCCGCCAAGGACCGGATGTTTGCCTCCAAAAGGGTCAATATACTCAGCAAGAATGGCACTGTGAGGGGGGTCAAGCACAAAGTGAGCGCAGGTCAGACGCTCTTTGAAAACCTCCCACATTGCAACAGT GTGCAGTTACTGCTGGAGTTCGGTCGGATGGTAATCTACACCACCAGCTTCCGTGTGGTGAGGACCACCTTCGAGCGGTGCGAGCTGGTACGCAAGATCTTCCAGAACCACAGGCTCAAGTTCATGGAGAAGAACATCGCTCTGGACAGCGAATACGGAAAAGAGCTGGAGGAGCGGTGCAAGCGGGTGGGAGAGCCTCCGTCGCTGCCTGTGGTCTTTGTAGATGGCCACTACCTCGGG ggtgCTGAGAAGATACTGAACATGAATGAATCGGGAGAATTGCAAGATCTTCTAACAAAAATTGAG CGGGTGCAGCACCCCGAGACGTGCCAGAGCTGCGGGGGCTTCGCCTTCGTCCCTTGCCCAATGTGCCATGGCAGCAAGATGTCCGTGTTCCGCAACTGCTTCACGGACTCCTTCAAAGCCCTCAAGTGCACTTCCTGTAACGAGAACGGACTGCGGCCTTGCGGGAGCTGCAGCCAGTGA